CCTGCGAGCCCTCGAATGCCAATCCGGCCTCCGTCCGAGTGCACATACTGAATGGTaagtgtgtacgtgtgtacgtgtgcgtacGCGTGTGGGATGCATTTCGTGTTGTGGGCCTTTTGCTAGTGGAAAATTCTCTTTTTGTCCACACCCCCTTCGTTCCAGGAGAACATCCCGCGGCGATGCATCATGGCATTTCGACCATCCTATCCGGACCGAGCCTCGTGGCGTTCGTCCTTTCGACGATTTTACTCTTCTACCATCACAGTATCCGATGGAAGGACTTTCGACTATCGTAGTAACGCTACTCCCACGGTGAAGCTTGTCATGGTGCGCACTAGGGTGCATGCGTGCGTACAGGGGTTACTCCACAGTGTGGCTACGATGAGCATCGAAGGCCTATCGAATTTACCATCACCTAGCAGAAACATCAAACATATTTTGTTGCCATTAGCATCATTGGTAAGCGGCAGGCAGACCGACGCACAAATTCTGCACCGCACCGACGGTTTtccaaacagagagagagagagagagacagacagacagatgaaGCCGACACAACATTTAAGCTCGAGCTACTTTGAATGAAATCATGTTTTGCCAATCGAAACGGTCCCGTTCAACTGCGGGCTGCAAACAACCTACTCCAACAACGATAGACGCGCCTCCTCATCTCCGGCTTGGCAGCAGGATAATCTGGATTATCTTGTAACCTTCACCTTTCAAATTCCTGCTCATGAAGTGTTTCTAGTATGTTGAGATCTATGCTTAGAATTGGAATACCTACCATTGCGCCGGTATCATTGCCATTCATCGGCCAACACTTTTGCTAAGACACGTGCAAAAGAACGAGCCACATTGAAAACCACATTTCAAATCcaaccgcaaacacacatGGCTGCTGCGATGCAACTCAATAATGGGAATTCTAATTGCATCGTTCTGTGTGCTATCCAAGCAATCTCTGGGTCGGTTTATAGTTTTTCGAAGAGATAAACAATTCACCACGATAAGCCATGATTttcacacaatcacacacacgtacacatacacacacgggaTACACAATAAAAATTGGTTTCGGGGTCAATCGGCTTGATATAGAAATCATTTATGCAAATTCGTTCACCAACGTGGAGAAACGGTCCCCTCAGTGTGGCTACGCACGCCCCACCCCCTTGATAACACTAGCTCGTGCAGGAGAAGAGAAGGCAGAGGCGTTCGTGGAGAGGAGACCCGATGCGTTAGTTATTTCAATTACCTAATTTGTACAGCACAATACCATGTGTACATAACTCTCGTTTAGCCATTCCAAACCAACGTGTAAATAAGTATACATATTTTATTACTCTCTATTTAAGCTCATTGAATCTATACTGCCTAGAGTATGCTCTAGAGTATCGGGTAATAAAGGAATGGGGTTTGATGCAGCAGGAAACACTTGCagccaacccccgggggggctcAAGCGCTCTTGTGGATAGGAAAATTTGTGTTACTTTCGTTTTCGGCGATCGTACGAAGAGACTCGGAAGTAAACGTTAAAGTGAAATTTCAAAAATTCTACCGTAATGAGGATAACGGCAAATGcgtttcgaaatcgaaaccacaaGTAGACGCATTAACAGAGAATAAGAACAAGAATACGAAAATCTAACCGAACGCAAACCGAGTTTGAcaaatttgttttctattgAACAATTGTTGACATAtcagataacaaaaaaaaatgttgtgaATCATGAAACATCGCCAGCGACACACAGACGACATACGCGCGACCAAAGAGTGGAAAATCTTTCCAAATCCGCTGTCGCTAACCACGGAACAACTAACCACGGCCCTTGTAATGTGTAAGGCGTGTGCGTTTCTTCTAACCAGTGAGCGAGCGTAAACAATTGGTGTTGCAAGTAAAGCTTACGGAACCGGCGGCCCAACCAGTTTGACTAACAAATAGATAAGACTAGCAAAGTCGcggacaaacacacgcgcggccGTGGTGTTAGGTTAATGGGTGGTCGCGGTGGTCACGGTGGTCGCGGTGGTACAAAAGTTGAAAAGTGGaagtttttttgttaatgtttgtttttgaggTTTTGAGAAATAAATTTAGAGAATGGTCGGCAGAGCGCCGGAAAATCGAATACCACTCATTTAACTCTCCGGCTAGGCTCCTGGCCGTAGTGCTGGCAAACGCCGAACGCCAAACAGATGGTTATTTGTTTACAATCTGTGTAGGGCGTTCATCAAGCAGAAGTGTCCGAGAAAGtttgtaataaattaaaatccaaatCGACAACAAGGGTTCTCCGCTGTTTGTGTGGGGAAACGGAGGACGGAGCGGAACGGACCAGGCGAAGTAAAAGACTTGGTCCGACGGAAATGAATTCCGATATCGACGGTAAGGTAGACGGCATGAGCATTTTTCATGCCAACGAATAATGATACAGGAGCGAAGTTCGCAGCGTTGATGGCCAATTGGAAACTTTACCATTTCTCAGATTAACTCAAGCGTTGTCGACGAAATTGTCTAAAAAGGACACAAACAACCGAAGCGGACGCCGCCTCGAACAACGTTTATTCGAAGCTTCCAACCGTGTATTTGGTTTGTCGAGAAGTGAAACAACCGGAGATATTTACCAGCAGTATCAAACATTTATCGAGATCATTTGAAGGTGTTCATGTTTAAAACAAGCGGGATTCGCAACGCCAACCGGTTCTCGAGCATTGTTGAAACTTCTGCTCTACATCCTCAAAATACTAACAGGTGGGACAGCGAGCAGGATGAGGTGCATAGAGGATGGTTATAAAAGCAAGAATTTCTTAGATAAGTAGGAACACCCGGtaagaaaacggaacggaacgctcTCTTTAGAAGAACGGAAACAAACGCTTAGCAGCATGataagagaacaaaaaaaaaaactatgaatTTGAAACGTATGTTCAAAACGGTTAAGTGTGTTGAGGAGGGtgtgaaaaaacaaaaagaaaaacccggcAAAACGACCTAATGAGAAGGCCCCCGAGGATCAATAACATGCCAAGGCAGCGAACAAGCAAGAAACATTCGTAGATCTTAAATCAGACGAAGAAGTGTGCAATAGTTATACAGAACTTTTTAATTCAGATGTGTAACAAACCATAGAATCAATCGAGACGGTTGATACCAGAATAAAAGAATAAAactaaaattgaaaattaataataaaacattgtTTCCTCTTTTGGAATTGGCGATTAGTGGTGTTGATTCTGCCCCTCATATCTGCATAAAGCATCTCTCACATACACTCACTAGCTGCGTAGAAATGGCTCCAGAAGATTCACCATTACTATACAGCTGACATGAAATCGTCACAGTCCAATGAGTCCAATGCGTGATTGCTGATAAGAAAATCGGTGCTGCTAGGCCATTTGTCGCTTCATGTTCTTAGCATCGAGCGACGGAACGACAGTAAGTAGTGGCAATGAGTCGAGTGTGGTTCATGTTTCTTCCAGCAGTGCTAGCCGCTTTATTGGTGACCTCCGAAGCTGCTATCATACGTTTGACATGTGAGATTTCCGATGGAAAGTGTTTGTTAAAAAACATCTTCGCCACCGAGGACGATCGTTTCAAAGAGATCCGAAATGAAGGTTATCGGGATATAATCGATTTTTTCGATTGCCACATTCACACGCTACCCCCCATTCCGTTCATCCGCAAAGTTAAGGCAGACGCCATCAATCTGGTGCGTATCGAAGAAAACACTTTCAGTACTATCACCGTGCTGGATGTTTCCTACAATCGGTTACGCGAGATCTCACCGAAAGCCTTCGAGTGGCCCAAAGAACTGCATGAACTCAACCTGAGCGGTAATCCAACGTTAAAAGATTTCACCTTTCTGCGTGCCCTCGTCGGTCTACGGAGGCTGGACATGTCGGAGATGAAGCTCGAGCTGGACCTGATCGATCTTTACACCTTCTCAGCGATGGAGGATTTGAGCAAATTAGACATGAGCAACAACCGCATCGCATCTATACCCGTCGGCATGTTTGCGCAGTTAGTTGGTCTGAATTCGTTGGATTTAAGTCATAACTCGATAGCGAAGATTGCAGCGGGTGCACTGGCGATTGATGGGCAAAGGATCGACTTTGATCTGTCCTACAACAatatcagcatcatcgaaaACAATGCATTTATGCATGCGTCTAAAATCAATCTGCGCAACAACAAACTGCTCGGCGTTGGCCCCTATGCCTTCGATAACCAGACAAACCTTGGAACCCTGATCCTTTCCGGGAACGTTCAGCTGaaaaactttgattttctgcacaaTTTACCGAATCTCCACACGCTCGAGATGTCGGGTATGAATTTCTCGTTCGACGGCATCCCGCGCAACATGTTCGACGATCTGGTCGCACTCGCGACACTGGACTTATCACACAATCGGATCAGCAAGCTCCCGATTGGCATCTTTGCCGAACTACAGTCACTCAACTTTGTCAATCTACGCCATAATCTCATCAAACACATCGAGTTCGGGACGTTCTCCATGCGGAAATACGATCTCATTGACGAGATCGATCTGTCCTACAACGAAATAGAGGAGATGAACTTCCTCGTGTTTGTGCCGTTAAAGTATCTTAaaacgctgctgcttcacGGAAACAAAATAACTTACGTCAACGCAAAGCAGCTTATACGAAACAAGAGCCTGCAGAACTTCGGTATACAGAAAAATCGGGTGCGATGCTACGACCTTGTAGACCTGCTCGGTTCGCTGAAACTAGTGCTCGATCAGGATGAATTCATTTCCGACCAACCAAACGTAGACGGGATTAAATGTGAACCGTAAAAATCCATCTAGATTCTAAAGAGTGAaagttttaattgttttctttcgatAGTTACAATAAAGGCCATGCTGGTTGCGTGGTTCCGGTCCGCTTTGTACAACGACGAAGTTCAACTCCATTCGCGAAATGGAAACGTTTCACGGAATTCTCCCGAAACCATGGACTGCTGTGGTTGTGGTAACCATTCCCATATCCGTATCGTTTCCAATCTATTTGTTGAATCAATATCAAAGGATCCGCCGCTTAGCTCAGCCCAAACTGAAATACAATCATAAGCAACAGGTCGCCTAGCGACCAAACCAATGCTTCCCGCGCCAACATTCACGGTCGAAATttggtttatttgttttccctgCTGTTGATATCGTGGTTTAACTGTTCGATCCTATTGTTGTATCGCGGACCGCAACATTATCCTGTCGTTTTATGATGAGCTACTTAACACCTAAGCGAATATGGATTTTCTCCACCACGAGAATCAACAAGGCGAATTATCTTTCTGTGGTTTCGTAATGCCGGCCGTTCACCTAAATCATTGCTAGTGCTCATCATATTCGAGAGTGATTTCAGAGTCTGTTTGTGTactttttgtgattttgttttatgaaattaTATAACCATTTCCTCGCATTAACTGATCgacgattgttttttgttttgtaggaAAACCGCGACAGAAGCTCGCAAAATCGTGTCATACTTTTTGTGATTTAACTTATCGCTCCAACAAGCCAGCTCGAACCCAAGCTGTTTGCACTCATTAGTCCAGTACAGCTCGATGGGCTAGCCTTGTGCGATTAGATTATCAGTACCAGTCGCGTTGATGTGGTATAATTTGCCTACAAATGTAGGTGTAACTTGGCGGAATTTCGAACTCCATGGTGAAACTTAATTTACCAAGTTCGGAGGGCAACGGAGAGTGTTCACCCGCCCCATCTCTATGCTAAAGAGACCATTTACAACCCGATTGCGTTAAAATTCGCACTTTCCACGCATGATCTACTCATTCAATCATTTACATAATTCGATATCCGATGGCAAACGTGGTCTGCACACGCTTAGGCGAGGCGCCATGCGAGTTGGCAATgcggttggtgatggtgcgcgTGTTTGGGAAGCGGAAATTGTTGTTATAAAAGCGAGGGTGACGCCCGCAGGCGGGTGAAACACAGAGTTTGCCAAATAAAAGCCGCCTGAGAATGTACCGGATGCGGACTCACACtcgcagcaacaaaaaaaagcaaccccTTCCAGAAAATGGGGCAAATTGCTGTCGGTGGTCAATAATTTACATCGCTAAACGGTTTAACGCATTCGGTATACACCACCAGATCGACCAGAACATGCAGATATTATGGGCTGCCAGTTTCAATGTCGCACGCACGGAAGGTGTTAGTGGATTTTGTGCCATTTTATCATCGAAAACGAGGGAAGTGAGTTCTCCCGAAATGCGCCCATTTTGCGTGCGTCCTCCCATTACCACCGCCAGCGAACGAAAtcacacccaaaaaccatccaaccacaTGCTGTTCATTCGCATTGTTTCAACGCTAAACCCCCAAAGACCTGACCCGCGGGGTCGCCATCATGAAATAAGCCGGGGTGTCCGGACCGGTGGGATGCTCCCGGGTCCCTTGTCGTGTCGCGATGCTGCGAATGGTGCGAATTGGCGTGTGAATAGCTCGTGGATTGGAAGCGAGAGtagaattttaattaatttccaaatAAATTACTTTAATCGATTTCTGGCGCTTTCGCCACTTGCGCTTACATTTACTTTTGCCCGAAACGGGAAACGCAAGATAGAGTTACGGTCCCGGACTATGGTTCGACGTGTTGCACCAAAGCCCGTACATTAGCCAGCTCGCGTTTCATCGGGACGAACGATACCGTtgatgccgtgccgtgcctgGTGGTGTACCGACCAACCCTTACATAACCCAAAGTTGCATCGGCACCAGGATAATGTCATTAGAGTTCGTTTACTTTTTTGCGCCCACAGCGAGGTATGAGTGATTTCCATGGTGTttcagcagcacacagcatcCACAGCACTGCACTGTGTGTAATGGAAAATGATGTATGCGATGATGTTCAGGATGGTGTTCCGCAACTGGAAAGTatattctttgtttaaaatgtaGCTGAATTTTTAGTGTAATACAGTTTAACGAAGGACAGAGTGACTAGAAATAGCTGAATAATACATCGATCACAAGAATATGTAGGAACATCTTGTAACCGCTTTCTCTTCGGAAGCGACGCTGGTTCGCACCCAACACACTGCCACTGTTCCGAAGTCTACAAACCACATTCACCAAACAACCGCTATTTTCCGGCCAAAAAGCCGTAACGCACTTCCGCCGAATGCTACGTTCGGATGCGGGTTGCAAACGGTTTTGGAGATGGTAGCAAAACTAGAACACATACGGTAGTGGCGTTCGCCACGTTGCTGGTTCGCCATATTTACTGCCACTGACTTCGACATGTCGCTTCTTATCATGTTAAATGGTGCTGAAAACATGGTTACGTTGGATCAGCTTACGTGCTCGATTGCATTCTACTGTGCTGAGTAGAGCATCACCAgcggacatacacacacacatacaccgtaGTGGCACACAATGCgagtggaaaaaaaacgaaagaaaagaagcgaaatCTAAAGAAATCCAGCAAACGACTAGCTCCGGGCTCTCGTGCGCCACACACGAAGACGATGGTTGCGTTGAAATAACATCTATAACAAGTGTAGTTTCTATTCAACTTAAAATCCTTTAAAATCCTCTGCAATCGTTGTGCAAACCTTACGAAACGTTGTTCATTACaacaaaaattgattaaatcgACACGCTCATCTCGATTTCATGCTTTTGTGTTCTAAGAACTAAGTATACTGATTCGTGGTAGCGTCATGGCTTCATTCAAAACCCCATACCCTAGTTCTTGGAATATTGCTCAAATTGGCCTTGAATACcaaaatcattttccagcaATTCTCCGGCCGACTTCCGAAAATTCTGATCCCTTCTAATTCTGGTCAAACGCTGGGCCAATAGAACGTTCTTCGTAAAAGTGTTGATTCGTGGTGTGGTTTCTTATTTCCTTCTCTCATATCTTGCCAATAACGGCCACATCCGACCCCTCCGGCCACAAGAAAACATGCTCCAAAACGATGCAGTTTTCACAGTCGATCGTCTAACCGCACACCGACCGGTCTATAGCGTCCATCTTTGGTCGCCATAATACGCTAGAATGATGATATGGGAAGCCACAATAGGTTGAGGGGTGTGCGGGAAAATAAGGATACCTACCGGCATATTCTATGCTAGCAAAAAAAATTGCTATGCATAACCAAATCCAACCTGGTCCAACCTGGCGCCATTGAGACATCAAAATTGTTTTTGACGCTTCTTGTTAGGTGGACCCGGTTAGCTTTTCGCCTGTGGCTTATATTTCAGTTTTCGAACCGCGTCCCCCGTTTGAATGCAGATGTCGTATGCCAAGGGCATCAGTAGATGCAGAGGCTAGAGGCTTCCACTTTTTTGTCAGTACATTTTTATATGAAACAAAGCCTTATAGGCTGCATGTCTGCGCCGGGAAACACGATGGATCCTTAAAATTCGCCACCGAAAAAAGCGTTGTTTTCCCAGCACGACACAATAAAGGTGTGCCCCCGGTGGCTTGGTCTAGGCGGTTCGAGCAGGAAAAACCATGGCATTTCTAACGAAAATCTCATTTCTCTGCACACCGAGTACCGGCAAATGGGAAAGGAAGGTGTTTTATGGGGACGTGATTTGAACACATTTTGTCTTCAGCATTTTAATTCCAGCCTTGCAATTGTACACCTTTTTATAAGCCTCCCCACACATTGTCAATGTGCATgcacaccgaaaaccgaaaaaaatcaTACCGTTGTTCGTTTCGGGTACAGTCACGATCACGGAACAGGGCAGGAAAACTGGAGACCGGAACTCACAAGGAAGGgcacccccaaaaactcaCTCCTTTAAGCGGTCAAAACCGTTTTTGGTGACTGAATTTGCTTTCGGTGGTCTCTTGAGATCGCCATAATTCGCCGTTCGGGTTGCCGGCTGTGCCTTGCCGAATGAACTGGAATAGCCCGGTACCACCGGTCCagaccagccaccaccaccagatcgGTATGGTTTTGCTGACCAGGCATGGCAGCAAAGTTGTCGGAACGACGCACACCCAAACGCTACGATTTCCCTGAAACAAAACTCGTCCTTAAAACCGACGAGGTAGGCGCCGTAGGCGATAGGATACGGTGACCATCCGTACCGCTGGGACTACCGCTGGGGGTCGGCCACAGTGCTCTTCTACGTCGTGAAGTTCATCAGTCTCCTCACCGAACGCCTGCTGCAACTCTTCTACCATTTTACTGTCTACCTCTTCTCGttcattttctcgctcgctcacacacacacacggccattCCCCTTCGCACGGTTTTCCGCATTGTTCGAGACACGTCTAGTTTAGGGACACGATTTGCATACAGCCCCCGAGATCGTCAGAACAAattcggacgacgacgacgacgacgacgacgacgcagtgTGTCCGACGATCCGTGGGCCATCTATTTTCCAGACCCATGGGAGTACGAGCCGGCGCTCCTTTGTCCATCGGACGTAGGCCCAGTTTTCCAGCTGAATGCTTCGCACGATACGTTTCAGTTGGCCAGCCAGACTCGCAGCGACCCAGTCAGCGTGTCGAATTAAACGTCGTGTGTTGCTGGCTTTCCGCCTCGGAACTGACCGAAAAGTGTGTGACCAGCTACTTTTCCAATGCGATTACGATTGGCACggcaaacaccaaccaacaagccACAAGCCTGTCGAGCCACACAGCCGGATACTAGAGAGGGGAAGCGAATTCTAAGCCTAGCCCATTGCATCCCTCGTAATGCCGTGGTGGAAGTTTCAAGGAGAGTCAGCGAATTG
The sequence above is a segment of the Anopheles darlingi chromosome 2, idAnoDarlMG_H_01, whole genome shotgun sequence genome. Coding sequences within it:
- the LOC125959770 gene encoding leucine-rich repeat-containing G-protein coupled receptor 5-like gives rise to the protein MSRVWFMFLPAVLAALLVTSEAAIIRLTCEISDGKCLLKNIFATEDDRFKEIRNEGYRDIIDFFDCHIHTLPPIPFIRKVKADAINLVRIEENTFSTITVLDVSYNRLREISPKAFEWPKELHELNLSGNPTLKDFTFLRALVGLRRLDMSEMKLELDLIDLYTFSAMEDLSKLDMSNNRIASIPVGMFAQLVGLNSLDLSHNSIAKIAAGALAIDGQRIDFDLSYNNISIIENNAFMHASKINLRNNKLLGVGPYAFDNQTNLGTLILSGNVQLKNFDFLHNLPNLHTLEMSGMNFSFDGIPRNMFDDLVALATLDLSHNRISKLPIGIFAELQSLNFVNLRHNLIKHIEFGTFSMRKYDLIDEIDLSYNEIEEMNFLVFVPLKYLKTLLLHGNKITYVNAKQLIRNKSLQNFGIQKNRVRCYDLVDLLGSLKLVLDQDEFISDQPNVDGIKCEP